In the Candidatus Saccharimonas aalborgensis genome, one interval contains:
- a CDS encoding CBU_0592 family membrane protein, with translation MKKTRNSIILDAIGWAGTVLVIGGYGAYAIGLISDVVIYHIFNLFGSIGVLVLSTYRRIWQPVVINGCFALFALIAIIRHYL, from the coding sequence ATGAAAAAAACTCGTAACTCTATTATCCTTGATGCAATCGGCTGGGCTGGGACAGTGCTCGTCATTGGCGGCTATGGCGCCTACGCAATCGGGCTCATTTCTGACGTAGTTATCTATCATATTTTCAATCTGTTTGGATCAATCGGCGTACTGGTACTCTCGACATATCGCCGAATTTGGCAACCGGTTGTTATCAATGGCTGTTTTGCCCTATTTGCCTTAATTGCCATTATTCGTCATTACCTCTAG
- a CDS encoding RNA recognition motif domain-containing protein: MAKANLFVGSLAYATTDDSLNAFFATVGPVVSARVITDRDSGRSKGFGFVEFENEDDNQKAIDQLNGKELDGRTIAISVARPKEDRPRGGNFGGNNDGNSFRQRSW, from the coding sequence ATGGCAAAAGCAAATCTTTTCGTCGGCAGTCTTGCTTACGCAACCACTGACGACAGCCTCAACGCTTTCTTTGCAACAGTTGGTCCTGTTGTTAGCGCTCGTGTTATCACTGACCGTGATAGCGGACGCAGCAAAGGCTTTGGCTTTGTCGAATTCGAGAACGAAGACGACAACCAAAAAGCTATCGACCAGCTTAACGGCAAAGAGCTTGACGGCCGAACTATCGCTATCAGCGTTGCTCGTCCAAAGGAAGATCGCCCACGCGGCGGTAACTTTGGCGGCAACAACGACGGCAACTCATTCCGTCAGCGTAGCTGGTAA
- a CDS encoding ABC transporter ATP-binding protein, with amino-acid sequence MPAVVELSVQKKLVALWRVAKTTYRAAPLAVFVKLLNALIDAILPIVTAYFAALSTTALADAFAGKAGSAEMATTYVIITAAIGMVQVAWSSIERYIAELARYQIDAAVSDQLHLHFSRIEFWRYDDKSTADLFDKAQNFAYFFSRFFDTIAQMISSIIQAIIAMIALTTINVWLGAVILVAVIPSMWVQLALSRLSSAHWKKNVETRRRMSQIRWSSFQAKNFAELRMYGIVSHLIAWHARLRDIDKKGQIDYERKYITKRLGAQLFEAAAELGILLYIVGEIIARRQPIGQFVYAQSLVTRALSSVGSLINQYSSMDEDLATLFDYDAFMAIPTGEQGRTSLTVSPKIISVENVWFAYPNAEQEVLHDISLSIKRHQHIAIVGENGAGKSTLIKLLLGLYEPSRGAITIDGVDLREIKKTDWHRQLGVLHQDFVQYWYTNARDNVRFGDIDSDFNQARYRQALDRAEARSFVEKLPKGDLTNLDKWLEHDDGTPGVDLSGGQWQRLALARNFYRQSPIVILDEPTSAIDALAESRIFSHLFKDKQHTLIMISHRLSTIERADVIYMMKDGRIAESGTHQELVALKGEYFRMFKDQLR; translated from the coding sequence GTGCCGGCGGTGGTTGAACTATCAGTACAAAAAAAGCTCGTTGCATTGTGGCGTGTTGCCAAGACAACATATCGTGCTGCACCACTGGCCGTCTTTGTAAAATTACTTAATGCACTAATTGATGCAATTTTGCCGATTGTGACTGCGTATTTTGCGGCACTGTCGACAACGGCGCTGGCTGATGCATTTGCGGGCAAAGCGGGCAGTGCGGAAATGGCAACAACCTACGTCATCATCACTGCGGCTATCGGTATGGTACAGGTTGCATGGAGTAGCATCGAACGTTATATCGCCGAATTGGCACGTTATCAAATTGACGCGGCGGTAAGTGATCAACTTCATCTGCATTTTTCACGAATTGAGTTTTGGCGCTATGATGACAAGTCGACAGCAGACTTATTTGACAAAGCGCAAAACTTTGCGTACTTTTTCTCGCGTTTTTTCGATACCATCGCTCAGATGATATCGTCAATCATACAGGCGATCATCGCTATGATTGCCCTGACCACCATCAACGTGTGGTTGGGTGCGGTAATTCTCGTTGCCGTCATCCCCAGTATGTGGGTGCAATTAGCATTGTCTCGACTATCATCAGCGCACTGGAAGAAAAATGTGGAGACGAGGCGGCGGATGAGCCAGATTCGATGGAGTTCTTTTCAGGCAAAAAACTTTGCCGAACTTCGTATGTACGGCATTGTTTCACACTTGATTGCATGGCATGCTCGTTTGCGTGATATCGACAAAAAAGGACAAATTGATTATGAACGCAAGTATATTACTAAGCGGCTTGGCGCTCAGCTCTTTGAAGCGGCGGCCGAACTTGGTATCCTTCTCTACATTGTTGGTGAGATTATTGCGAGACGGCAGCCGATTGGTCAATTTGTGTATGCGCAGTCGCTGGTGACGCGAGCACTTTCGAGTGTCGGTTCTCTCATTAACCAATACAGTAGTATGGATGAAGATCTTGCCACTCTTTTCGACTACGATGCGTTTATGGCAATTCCGACAGGAGAGCAGGGGCGGACATCACTCACGGTTTCCCCGAAAATCATTTCGGTAGAAAATGTTTGGTTTGCGTACCCAAATGCCGAGCAAGAAGTGCTGCACGACATTTCACTTTCCATCAAACGTCATCAGCATATTGCGATTGTCGGTGAAAATGGTGCTGGTAAATCGACGTTGATTAAGCTCCTATTGGGTCTCTATGAACCGTCGAGAGGAGCCATAACAATAGATGGTGTCGACCTAAGAGAGATAAAAAAGACTGACTGGCATCGACAACTCGGCGTACTACACCAAGACTTTGTCCAGTATTGGTACACAAATGCACGTGACAATGTACGATTTGGTGATATCGACAGTGATTTCAACCAGGCGCGCTATCGACAAGCCCTCGATCGAGCCGAGGCACGTTCGTTCGTTGAGAAACTACCTAAGGGTGACCTCACAAATCTCGATAAGTGGCTCGAGCACGATGACGGCACACCTGGTGTTGATTTGTCGGGAGGACAATGGCAGCGACTGGCTCTGGCACGTAACTTCTATCGTCAGAGTCCGATTGTTATTTTGGATGAACCAACCAGTGCTATTGATGCACTGGCAGAGTCACGGATTTTCTCGCATCTATTTAAAGATAAACAACATACGCTTATCATGATCAGCCATCGACTTAGCACTATCGAGCGAGCTGACGTTATCTATATGATGAAGGATGGGCGAATTGCCGAATCGGGCACGCACCAGGAATTAGTTGCGCTGAAGGGCGAATACTTTCGTATGTTTAAAGATCAGCTGAGATAA
- the nadE gene encoding ammonia-dependent NAD(+) synthetase gives MRERQHEIIEKLGVKPIIDPREEVEQRTHLLASYLREHHRAGYTLGISGGQDSLLVGLLAQRAVMLNRTLGYDSTFSAILLPYGTQADRADALLAIDTIKPDHTIDFNIASVVDAFVSSYDAASGESLTDFHKGNVKARTRMMAQYAVAGMHDQVVLSTDHAAEALVGFFTKFGDGAADVAPIATLNKRQGRQVLRFLDVPEVFITKVPTADLLDATPSQPDEVELGMTYEDFDDYLEGFEVPEEKAIAIERRHAAILHKLEPIVRF, from the coding sequence ATGCGCGAACGACAACATGAAATTATCGAGAAGCTCGGTGTCAAACCAATAATAGATCCACGCGAAGAAGTAGAACAACGTACCCACCTCCTTGCCAGCTATTTGCGCGAGCATCACAGAGCCGGATACACACTAGGCATATCAGGTGGGCAGGATTCACTTCTCGTGGGGCTACTCGCGCAGCGGGCGGTCATGCTCAATCGAACCCTTGGCTATGACTCGACATTTTCGGCAATACTACTCCCCTATGGCACACAGGCCGATAGAGCTGATGCGCTGCTAGCAATTGATACGATCAAGCCTGATCATACTATCGATTTTAATATTGCCTCCGTTGTGGACGCGTTTGTATCCTCATATGATGCCGCAAGTGGGGAATCATTGACCGATTTTCACAAAGGAAACGTCAAAGCGCGAACTCGGATGATGGCACAATATGCAGTTGCCGGCATGCATGATCAAGTCGTACTCAGTACAGACCATGCCGCTGAAGCCTTGGTTGGATTCTTTACAAAATTTGGTGATGGTGCCGCCGATGTCGCTCCTATCGCCACGCTCAATAAACGTCAAGGTAGACAAGTGCTACGCTTCCTTGATGTACCCGAGGTATTTATTACAAAAGTGCCGACTGCTGACCTGCTCGATGCTACTCCTTCTCAGCCAGACGAAGTTGAACTAGGAATGACCTACGAAGATTTCGATGATTATCTCGAAGGTTTTGAAGTTCCCGAAGAGAAAGCTATTGCTATTGAGCGCAGGCATGCTGCCATCTTGCACAAGCTCGAGCCAATTGTGAGGTTTTAG
- a CDS encoding NUDIX hydrolase, with translation MKYSSPYVPPTLTVDAVIFQLHGDKLEVLLTQRESDPFKGEWALPGGYNAVGSTTIEALTEIVLRKTGVDLDNDLAYIEQLYTFDTVARDPRGHAVSVTYMGCSRAITLGTGSQHAEFFPVDRLPNLAYDHASIITYAQERLAAKLTYTNAVSGLLDKKFTLSQLQTAYEAVMGRLLDKRNFRKKFLTLNLIHETPDTWRDGAHRPAKLYAFNSSSLEVLSRSFD, from the coding sequence ATGAAGTACAGTAGCCCCTATGTCCCACCTACACTGACCGTTGACGCTGTTATATTTCAACTTCACGGTGATAAACTAGAGGTTCTCCTCACCCAGCGTGAAAGCGATCCTTTCAAGGGGGAGTGGGCACTACCGGGTGGATACAATGCTGTCGGCAGCACTACCATTGAGGCACTTACTGAAATTGTTTTGCGCAAGACGGGCGTTGATCTCGACAACGATCTCGCTTATATCGAACAGCTCTATACGTTTGACACGGTCGCTCGCGATCCGAGAGGACATGCCGTATCTGTTACCTATATGGGCTGTAGTCGAGCTATCACCCTCGGTACCGGCAGCCAGCATGCTGAGTTTTTTCCCGTCGATAGGCTTCCCAATCTCGCCTATGACCATGCGAGCATCATCACCTATGCCCAGGAACGTCTCGCAGCAAAGCTCACCTATACCAATGCCGTGTCGGGGTTACTCGACAAGAAGTTTACGCTTTCCCAGCTGCAAACAGCATATGAGGCGGTGATGGGACGCTTGCTCGATAAACGAAACTTCCGCAAAAAGTTTCTCACGCTCAATCTCATTCATGAGACGCCAGATACCTGGCGAGATGGTGCGCATCGCCCAGCAAAGTTATATGCATTCAATTCGTCAAGCCTTGAGGTTCTTTCTCGAAGTTTCGACTAG
- the pnuC gene encoding nicotinamide riboside transporter PnuC, translated as MKKLLTTSRVSNTRDIAESVFIGVILTTLSYVVGLNAGWVSSLNLLEIFAVFTSYSSTYLCVKERRANYPIGAISTAAYMLLFLQNGLLASAILNAYLTPTLIYGWIRWRKDKQTRPVTHVQLQWIPVYLAVAGVGYAGAALISQQFGGTMAWTDSMILAATILAQFLLDNKKLENWVVWAVVNVFAIYTYATTGLPLVAFQYVFFLLNTVYGFMMWQRSKKITDTLPTHADTGVPMEA; from the coding sequence ATGAAAAAACTATTAACCACTAGTCGGGTCAGCAATACGCGAGATATCGCGGAAAGTGTATTTATAGGAGTTATCCTGACTACGCTTTCCTATGTCGTAGGTCTAAACGCCGGATGGGTTTCAAGTCTTAATCTGCTCGAGATTTTTGCCGTTTTTACCTCCTACTCAAGCACTTATCTCTGCGTAAAAGAGCGACGCGCAAATTACCCGATCGGCGCTATCAGTACGGCCGCGTATATGCTACTGTTTCTGCAAAATGGGCTACTTGCCAGCGCCATTCTCAATGCTTATCTCACCCCCACGCTCATCTATGGGTGGATCAGGTGGCGCAAAGACAAGCAAACACGACCTGTCACCCACGTGCAACTTCAGTGGATACCTGTCTATCTAGCCGTAGCTGGTGTCGGCTACGCTGGAGCAGCACTCATCAGTCAACAATTTGGCGGCACTATGGCATGGACGGATTCGATGATTTTGGCTGCTACCATTCTGGCTCAATTTTTGCTTGACAACAAAAAGCTAGAAAACTGGGTTGTATGGGCCGTTGTCAATGTGTTTGCTATCTATACCTACGCCACCACTGGACTACCACTTGTCGCCTTCCAATATGTGTTTTTCCTCCTCAACACAGTGTATGGATTTATGATGTGGCAACGGAGTAAAAAGATAACCGACACTCTACCGACTCACGCTGATACCGGCGTTCCCATGGAGGCATAG
- a CDS encoding AAA family ATPase → MKPFTVTIIGAESTGKTSLSRQLADTMDGDWVPEFARPYLEVTDGITNISSMLAIWQGQLALQHVATQSPRPYVILDTDLYATVGYWKLPQSKSYLGACPEKLIEDAALYQSNLYLVTQSNIPFEPDALRYGGDKRESTDEYWIRLCKSYQLPYHVISAANRDERLAEAIGIINERSAQ, encoded by the coding sequence ATGAAACCATTTACCGTTACCATCATTGGCGCAGAGTCCACCGGCAAAACGAGTCTTTCTCGCCAGCTTGCCGATACAATGGATGGTGACTGGGTTCCTGAATTCGCCCGCCCCTACCTTGAAGTTACCGACGGCATCACAAATATCAGCTCGATGCTCGCAATATGGCAAGGGCAACTAGCACTGCAACACGTTGCCACACAGTCGCCGCGACCGTACGTTATCCTCGACACCGATCTCTATGCAACTGTTGGTTACTGGAAGCTCCCGCAGAGCAAATCGTATCTTGGCGCATGTCCTGAAAAACTTATAGAAGACGCCGCATTATACCAATCAAACCTTTATCTCGTCACGCAAAGTAACATTCCCTTTGAGCCAGATGCGCTACGCTATGGCGGCGACAAACGAGAAAGCACAGATGAGTATTGGATACGACTCTGCAAAAGCTATCAACTACCCTACCATGTTATATCGGCAGCTAACCGTGATGAGCGCTTAGCTGAAGCAATTGGCATCATAAACGAAAGGAGTGCACAATGA
- a CDS encoding AAA family ATPase, translated as MKGLVIGKFYPPHLGHNYLIDTALKNCESVDVLVVDNPAYHIAAEKRREWLQARHPTAHVTIIPDINNDDDSVAWAAHTMQFLGYKPDVVYSSEDYGDPWARYMGAQSIVVDKARTAVPISGTKVREDMLASWQYLSDETKAGLALRIVIVGAESTGTTTLSRDLAAALNAPWAPEIGRYYTESILTTDKAWCDDDFYRIGKLQQNYEAEMAKRSDGVVVCDTNAVATELWQRRYMGRTTKAMHAIAAQDKADLYIITGDEIPFVQDGIRDGEHIRHRMHQWFIGHIKKTGIPYIIVSGTRRQRLRKAHQVSKKMIREKKVIF; from the coding sequence ATGAAAGGTCTTGTTATCGGAAAGTTTTACCCACCTCACCTTGGGCACAACTACCTTATCGATACCGCCCTCAAGAACTGTGAGTCTGTCGACGTGCTCGTCGTTGATAACCCGGCATATCACATTGCTGCCGAGAAGCGACGCGAGTGGCTTCAGGCTCGCCACCCTACTGCCCACGTTACCATTATCCCTGATATCAATAATGACGATGACTCGGTGGCGTGGGCCGCACATACGATGCAGTTTCTCGGCTACAAACCTGATGTTGTCTATAGCTCCGAAGACTATGGTGACCCATGGGCGCGGTATATGGGTGCGCAAAGTATCGTTGTCGACAAAGCACGTACTGCCGTACCAATTTCAGGCACAAAAGTTCGTGAGGATATGCTTGCTTCCTGGCAGTATCTTTCGGACGAGACAAAGGCCGGACTAGCACTTCGCATCGTCATCGTCGGTGCCGAGTCAACTGGTACAACGACTCTGTCGAGAGACCTAGCCGCCGCGCTCAACGCACCGTGGGCACCCGAGATTGGTAGATACTACACCGAATCGATTTTGACGACCGACAAAGCATGGTGCGACGATGACTTTTATCGAATCGGTAAATTACAACAAAACTACGAGGCGGAAATGGCAAAACGCAGTGACGGCGTTGTCGTGTGTGATACCAATGCGGTCGCGACAGAACTCTGGCAACGCCGCTATATGGGGCGTACTACGAAGGCCATGCACGCTATTGCCGCCCAGGATAAAGCTGATCTTTATATTATTACCGGCGATGAAATCCCGTTTGTACAAGATGGTATCCGCGACGGTGAGCACATCAGACATCGCATGCACCAATGGTTTATCGGCCATATCAAAAAAACAGGAATCCCTTACATCATTGTTTCTGGAACGCGAAGGCAACGTCTCCGCAAAGCCCATCAAGTCTCGAAAAAAATGATACGAGAGAAAAAAGTTATTTTTTAA
- a CDS encoding isochorismatase family protein, which produces MKTSKETSRIYGEVVAINVDLQNDFCPGGSLAVEDGDRVIEPINRLSAWVREHGGMVVDTADEHPKVTNHFAEYGGTWPVHCVVDTPGAALHRNLTIEPSDALARKGVAPNDAGYSGYDAVLKPRATVPNDIVSDLPEEEQTVGRFLERVVRVNRSLGSRTLILLTGLAGDYCVSATGRPILEKLPSEWTDLIWVSDAIRSVNQENGEIEKQASIEAGALVMTTEEILAGGIVIDRGRLEN; this is translated from the coding sequence ATGAAAACAAGTAAAGAAACGAGCAGGATATATGGCGAAGTAGTCGCCATCAATGTTGACTTACAAAATGACTTTTGTCCGGGCGGAAGCCTCGCTGTTGAGGACGGAGATCGAGTGATCGAGCCGATAAATAGGCTCAGTGCTTGGGTGCGAGAACACGGCGGTATGGTCGTCGACACCGCCGATGAACATCCGAAAGTAACAAATCATTTCGCTGAGTATGGGGGGACATGGCCGGTCCACTGTGTCGTAGATACCCCAGGTGCCGCCCTACACCGCAATCTGACCATCGAACCATCAGATGCCCTAGCCCGAAAAGGTGTAGCGCCTAACGACGCGGGGTACTCAGGCTATGACGCTGTCTTAAAACCACGTGCTACCGTGCCCAACGATATCGTCAGTGATCTCCCAGAAGAGGAACAGACGGTCGGCAGATTCCTGGAAAGAGTGGTGCGAGTTAACCGTAGTCTTGGTTCAAGGACACTTATCCTCCTCACAGGACTGGCTGGTGACTACTGCGTATCGGCAACGGGACGACCCATCCTTGAGAAGCTCCCATCAGAATGGACAGACCTCATCTGGGTGAGTGATGCGATTCGGAGCGTCAATCAAGAAAATGGTGAGATTGAAAAACAAGCCTCGATTGAAGCAGGTGCCTTGGTTATGACAACGGAAGAAATCTTAGCCGGAGGCATTGTCATTGATCGTGGGCGCCTGGAGAACTAG
- a CDS encoding beta/alpha barrel domain-containing protein, translating to MERLLNLQDQYKFPMGQFIYEQEPAAEVTFKMVNRKAKSGMRIADYVSVQELQEYYDSLRSLRYTPEELAIIERQEGKDYTPEFLGYLAAFRLPEIEVSIDPATNDLTAVTSGKWNDVSQAEIPILKAIPTLYYPRYLADHGISKREWFRGGDERGTEFINYITSSGAATAEFGTRRAASSEWQDHMVGRMVEECPGQFIGTSNPWLAAKYGVKEVGTNAHELGSVFGALEGSRGGNPLDGQVRLFREWMTRFPMMRAALIDTFTSDVALHDMDRTLYEQTELYRIDSGVEEKIGQKVIAMLERVGIDPTTRTLMFTNSLSGKRVAELQHLFGGQTRVAFGVGGGSTNNMPYTPGLNIVCKAVEVNSIGTVKLSDDDGKHMGNPADVDRYLTLCAQRLAEPAAWDMTSAL from the coding sequence ATGGAACGTCTCCTCAACCTTCAAGACCAATATAAGTTCCCGATGGGACAGTTTATCTATGAACAAGAACCCGCTGCAGAAGTAACCTTCAAAATGGTGAATCGCAAGGCAAAAAGTGGTATGCGCATCGCAGATTATGTTTCGGTTCAAGAGCTACAAGAATATTACGATAGCCTGCGCAGCCTCCGTTATACGCCCGAGGAGCTGGCGATCATCGAACGACAGGAGGGCAAGGACTACACACCTGAATTCCTTGGGTACTTAGCCGCATTCCGTTTACCGGAAATTGAGGTCTCAATTGATCCAGCGACGAATGATTTGACCGCCGTCACAAGCGGAAAGTGGAATGACGTTTCACAAGCTGAGATTCCAATCCTCAAAGCCATCCCCACACTCTACTACCCTCGTTATCTTGCCGATCACGGCATAAGTAAACGTGAGTGGTTTCGTGGCGGCGATGAGCGTGGCACAGAGTTTATCAACTATATAACGTCGAGTGGCGCAGCTACGGCCGAGTTCGGCACACGACGCGCAGCATCGAGTGAATGGCAGGATCACATGGTAGGACGTATGGTCGAGGAATGCCCTGGGCAATTTATCGGCACCTCAAATCCCTGGCTCGCAGCCAAATATGGGGTCAAAGAAGTGGGCACAAACGCCCACGAGCTAGGATCGGTCTTTGGCGCACTTGAGGGTAGCCGCGGCGGAAATCCACTCGATGGCCAAGTACGCCTGTTTCGCGAATGGATGACGCGCTTCCCGATGATGCGGGCTGCGCTTATCGACACGTTTACAAGTGATGTCGCCCTTCATGACATGGACCGAACCCTATACGAGCAGACTGAGCTCTATCGTATAGACTCTGGGGTAGAAGAAAAAATTGGTCAAAAAGTTATTGCGATGCTCGAACGTGTCGGTATCGATCCAACGACACGCACCCTCATGTTTACCAATAGTTTGAGCGGTAAACGTGTCGCGGAACTACAGCACCTATTTGGCGGGCAAACGCGTGTTGCCTTTGGCGTTGGCGGTGGCTCAACTAACAATATGCCCTATACTCCCGGTCTCAATATCGTCTGTAAGGCCGTCGAGGTAAATAGCATAGGCACAGTAAAGTTAAGTGACGATGATGGAAAACACATGGGCAATCCGGCCGATGTCGACCGTTACCTAACTCTGTGTGCACAGCGACTCGCCGAACCTGCTGCATGGGACATGACGAGTGCGCTATGA
- a CDS encoding phosphotransferase, which translates to MPKQPMFPTDEEKSRFRQLGYELDSHGRPLHPWRDRLPHLAEGKGFFYHWGPNYTVDPVVISQTTTPRLLLIQRGDTGRWAFPGGFLETNEDIHTAGLRELQEETGLAQVDSSGRVVYTGVVNDRRATLHAWPETSAILWRTHTAYPVQAGDDAEHAEWVPLCHARTLLADSSHGDILAEAIKTHGSLHEKVEYYADQSIIRDAQGGHMAYSRVIISPPEGVPIFVKHHNKNTITDDIRADHLRRYLKKEYAVYKHLETHGVPVPNDVMLIDDHTLLMEALDPNSGWYWRAPGAPHKREAYIEDILRSLTTVASTPPVDTADIASSYTTLHQEGWNVYPDHQQMIREKLAASQIDGSNELIAALDTIYARYSAQHPPELTAFCHHDFRQSNVAWHPAHGTKIVDWSWADRGPRLADTTSFLIDLYKSGHEISRYQEYVDEYHALVLIGFWLEHSIWPPAPSNHLVREQQLASAIAAFRLLEEIRQTSVPEKTAS; encoded by the coding sequence ATGCCAAAACAGCCAATGTTCCCCACCGACGAGGAAAAGAGTCGCTTTAGACAGCTCGGCTACGAGCTAGATTCGCACGGAAGACCGCTCCATCCATGGCGCGATCGTCTTCCGCACCTAGCGGAAGGAAAGGGCTTCTTCTACCATTGGGGACCAAACTATACTGTAGATCCGGTCGTTATTTCCCAGACAACAACACCCCGCCTCCTCCTCATCCAAAGGGGCGATACGGGACGATGGGCGTTTCCTGGCGGATTTTTAGAGACAAATGAAGACATCCATACTGCAGGGCTGCGAGAACTCCAGGAAGAAACCGGCCTTGCACAGGTTGACTCATCGGGGAGAGTGGTCTATACGGGCGTCGTCAACGATCGACGCGCGACACTCCATGCCTGGCCCGAAACGTCGGCAATTTTATGGCGCACTCATACAGCCTATCCAGTACAGGCAGGAGATGATGCAGAGCACGCCGAGTGGGTTCCACTTTGCCACGCGCGAACACTGCTTGCCGATAGTTCGCATGGCGATATCCTCGCCGAAGCAATAAAAACTCACGGTAGTCTTCATGAAAAAGTAGAGTATTACGCCGATCAAAGCATTATTCGTGATGCGCAGGGCGGTCATATGGCATATAGCCGCGTAATCATCAGCCCGCCCGAAGGAGTGCCAATCTTTGTTAAGCATCACAACAAAAACACGATCACTGATGATATCCGGGCAGATCATTTACGTCGATATCTCAAAAAGGAATATGCTGTTTATAAGCACCTTGAGACCCACGGTGTACCTGTACCAAACGACGTTATGCTGATCGACGACCATACGCTGCTAATGGAAGCGCTTGATCCCAATAGCGGCTGGTATTGGCGGGCACCGGGTGCACCTCATAAACGCGAAGCTTATATCGAAGATATTTTGCGCAGTCTCACGACAGTAGCGTCGACTCCCCCTGTGGACACTGCGGATATCGCATCGAGCTACACCACCCTACACCAGGAGGGGTGGAACGTGTACCCCGACCATCAACAGATGATTAGGGAGAAGTTAGCAGCATCACAAATCGACGGGAGCAATGAGCTCATAGCAGCACTCGATACTATCTACGCGCGATACTCAGCCCAGCATCCTCCAGAGCTTACCGCTTTTTGTCACCATGACTTTCGTCAATCTAACGTTGCCTGGCATCCAGCGCACGGTACCAAGATTGTTGACTGGAGTTGGGCTGATCGCGGGCCACGACTGGCCGATACAACCAGTTTTCTTATCGATCTCTACAAGTCCGGTCATGAGATTAGCCGCTATCAAGAATATGTTGATGAGTATCATGCACTCGTGCTGATCGGTTTTTGGCTCGAACACAGCATATGGCCGCCAGCACCATCAAATCATCTGGTTCGTGAGCAACAACTCGCCTCGGCTATTGCTGCATTTCGTCTGCTTGAAGAGATTCGACAAACTTCCGTACCTGAGAAAACGGCTTCATGA
- a CDS encoding non-canonical purine NTP pyrophosphatase: MSKLPVFITGNQHKADYLSRQLGISLEYQKVNLDELQSTDLHSIVEHKLRQAYAFVRRPVLVEDVSLSFNALGDLPGPYIKWFVEHAGEEACCRMLDGFEDRGAVIRCTFGYFDGEHMMFFDSELPGTISDSPRGDNGFGFDRFFINEGYDITRAEMSQEENERTYAQLMKPFSQVRKFVESLQADEMQQ, encoded by the coding sequence ATGAGCAAGCTCCCAGTATTCATCACAGGAAACCAGCATAAAGCGGACTATTTATCTCGACAGCTCGGCATTTCGCTCGAGTATCAAAAAGTAAATCTTGATGAACTACAGTCGACAGACCTCCATAGTATTGTTGAGCACAAACTTCGTCAAGCCTATGCGTTTGTCAGGCGCCCTGTCTTGGTCGAGGATGTAAGTCTATCGTTTAATGCACTAGGTGACCTACCGGGGCCATACATAAAATGGTTTGTGGAACACGCAGGTGAGGAAGCATGTTGTCGGATGCTTGATGGATTTGAAGATCGTGGCGCAGTAATTCGGTGCACATTTGGCTACTTTGATGGTGAGCATATGATGTTCTTTGACAGTGAGCTCCCGGGTACAATCTCAGACTCTCCTAGGGGTGACAACGGATTTGGGTTTGATAGATTTTTCATCAACGAAGGCTATGATATTACACGTGCTGAGATGAGCCAAGAGGAAAACGAGCGGACATATGCACAACTCATGAAGCCGTTTTCTCAGGTACGGAAGTTTGTCGAATCTCTTCAAGCAGACGAAATGCAGCAATAG